A section of the Pseudanabaena mucicola str. Chao 1806 genome encodes:
- a CDS encoding Spx/MgsR family RNA polymerase-binding regulatory protein: MPIQVYGIPSCGTCKKAIAWLEDQGIAYEFINTKDYPPSRTTIAEWVNVLGERAMRNTSGQSYRALNSAKETWTHIQWIEVYAKDAMLLKRPLFVKDGKAIAVGFRNSENLKQKLI, translated from the coding sequence ATGCCTATTCAAGTCTATGGCATTCCTAGTTGTGGAACTTGCAAAAAAGCGATCGCTTGGCTAGAAGATCAAGGCATTGCATATGAATTTATAAATACTAAAGACTATCCACCATCTAGAACCACGATTGCAGAATGGGTGAATGTTTTAGGAGAAAGAGCGATGAGAAATACCTCAGGGCAGTCTTACCGTGCCCTGAATTCTGCAAAGGAAACATGGACACATATTCAATGGATTGAAGTCTATGCCAAGGATGCCATGCTTCTAAAACGTCCTTTATTTGTCAAAGATGGTAAAGCGATTGCGGTAGGATTTAGAAACTCTGAAAATCTTAAACAAAAACTAATATAG
- a CDS encoding VOC family protein, which yields MTKILFHLAFPVKDIPSTKAFYIDGLGCLAGRESNDSLIMSLYGHQLVAHVVHESLEVQRGIYPRHFGLVFYSESNWMALLEKVHDKRLKFYQKPKVRFVDTPLEHRTFFLADHSGNILEFKHYKFETAIFGETDFHEVGDVDFAQQVAVGTYK from the coding sequence ATGACTAAGATCCTCTTTCATCTCGCATTCCCAGTAAAAGATATTCCAAGCACCAAGGCTTTTTATATTGACGGATTGGGCTGTCTTGCGGGGCGCGAGTCAAATGACTCACTGATCATGAGTTTGTACGGACACCAGTTGGTAGCGCACGTTGTTCACGAATCACTCGAAGTACAACGTGGAATTTATCCTCGTCATTTCGGCTTAGTGTTCTATTCTGAAAGTAACTGGATGGCTTTATTAGAAAAAGTACATGATAAGCGATTGAAATTTTATCAAAAGCCTAAAGTTCGCTTTGTTGATACCCCCTTAGAGCATCGAACTTTTTTCTTAGCTGATCATTCGGGTAACATTCTTGAGTTTAAGCATTACAAGTTTGAGACAGCTATTTTTGGTGAGACTGATTTTCATGAGGTTGGTGATGTAGATTTTGCTCAACAAGTAGCAGTTGGTACTTATAAATAG
- the purF gene encoding amidophosphoribosyltransferase, protein MLPDSSAHSVFADEMPKDLINSNVLDNLSPEPEGEDKPQEACGVFGVLAAEGDVAKLIYFGLYALQHRGQESAGITVYDDRGTTNTHKAMGLVSQVFNETVLSQLKGALAIGHNRYSTTGSSKVCNAQPIVINTRLGDFSLAHNGNLVNATELRAELSAQGHALESTTDSEGIAFAVGEAVEDGKDWQAAIVVALRRCYGAFSLVMAMPNAIAGARDAYGVRPLVIGKTPDGSYVLSSETCGLDIIGAEYVREVQPGELVIITMANGIQSVQWEESKPKLCVFEMIYFARPDSVMHEESLYSYRMRIGRELAKENFVEADIVIGVPDSGIPAAIGFSRESGIPYAEGLIKNRYVGRTFIQPTQAMRESGIRMKLNTLRDVLQDKRVIVIDDSIVRGTTSRKIVRALREAGATEVHMRISSPPVTHPCFYGIDTDSQDHLIASHNSVEAIAKQIEVDTLAYLSHDAMLTATQIDTTHFCTACFTGKYPIDVPDKLKRTKLMLENTAP, encoded by the coding sequence ATGTTGCCAGACTCTTCTGCCCATTCTGTTTTTGCTGATGAGATGCCTAAAGACCTTATAAATTCTAATGTTCTTGATAATCTATCTCCTGAACCTGAAGGTGAAGACAAGCCACAAGAAGCCTGTGGTGTCTTTGGAGTATTAGCGGCAGAAGGGGATGTTGCTAAACTTATATATTTTGGACTGTATGCTTTGCAACATCGTGGTCAGGAGTCCGCAGGTATTACTGTTTATGATGATCGCGGTACAACAAACACCCATAAAGCAATGGGGTTAGTATCCCAAGTTTTTAACGAAACAGTTTTGTCACAGCTTAAAGGGGCTTTAGCAATCGGGCATAATCGCTATTCAACTACAGGTTCCAGTAAGGTGTGCAATGCTCAGCCGATTGTGATCAATACCCGACTTGGTGATTTTTCGCTTGCCCATAACGGCAACTTGGTAAACGCCACAGAGTTACGTGCTGAACTCTCAGCGCAAGGTCATGCCCTCGAATCAACTACTGATTCTGAAGGGATTGCTTTTGCAGTGGGTGAGGCGGTGGAAGATGGCAAAGATTGGCAAGCCGCAATCGTTGTGGCTTTGCGTCGATGTTATGGCGCTTTTAGCTTAGTAATGGCAATGCCGAATGCGATCGCTGGTGCGCGAGATGCCTATGGTGTGCGCCCCTTAGTAATTGGCAAAACTCCTGATGGTTCCTATGTATTATCTTCAGAGACCTGTGGTCTAGATATTATCGGTGCTGAGTATGTCCGTGAAGTGCAACCAGGAGAACTAGTAATTATTACGATGGCAAATGGTATTCAATCAGTGCAATGGGAAGAATCGAAGCCAAAGCTTTGTGTATTTGAGATGATCTACTTTGCAAGACCTGATAGCGTCATGCATGAAGAAAGTCTCTACAGCTATAGAATGCGAATTGGACGAGAGCTTGCTAAGGAAAATTTTGTCGAGGCTGATATTGTTATTGGTGTGCCTGATTCGGGTATACCTGCGGCGATCGGCTTTTCCCGCGAGTCAGGGATCCCTTACGCAGAAGGACTAATTAAAAATCGCTATGTGGGGCGTACTTTTATTCAGCCGACACAAGCTATGCGTGAGTCTGGTATTCGGATGAAGCTGAATACATTACGCGATGTTTTGCAAGATAAGCGTGTAATTGTAATCGATGATTCGATCGTAAGAGGAACGACGAGTCGTAAAATAGTAAGAGCATTGCGTGAGGCTGGTGCGACTGAAGTACATATGCGTATTTCTTCACCGCCCGTTACTCACCCTTGTTTTTATGGTATTGATACGGACTCCCAAGATCATTTGATTGCTTCACATAATTCCGTAGAAGCGATCGCTAAACAGATTGAGGTTGATACGCTTGCGTATCTTAGTCACGACGCAATGTTAACAGCGACACAAATTGATACCACGCATTTTTGCACAGCTTGCTTTACAGGAAAATATCCTATTGACGTTCCTGATAAGCTCAAGCGCACCAAACTTATGCTAGAAAATACTGCACCATGA
- a CDS encoding HEAT repeat domain-containing protein, whose amino-acid sequence MNAQEPTEIPKIPSNSKFTPPKLEDYRIPVSPGYAFSDNHHIQSAPELGGGAAVLAEFDAAVRSDHFSIALQKIIRCRENVVPALLDRLESNEVPISQKAAIALGYLRSPLAIAPLIEATKDPNRKIIWQAASALSWIGSAEAINALISLLSHPSIQVQAAVAKALGRASLPAVSPLVDALKYSDDIVKVHAAHSLGQINSPLAVTTLIEALKHGSKYVRVEAAWALGQIKSPLSAHPLASLLTENDICVQSQAVQALKSIGVPAIAPVAQMLKNPSSHTRSVAARTLGQIGMEEVVPLLAQVLKEDDYAYVRCDAASALGEIGTHDAVFYLSQFLKDCDLSVRKAVEKALIYINSPEVLEILHNHRHTIMIPNYTVSNLRPIGNQLDFTTIHD is encoded by the coding sequence ATGAATGCTCAAGAACCAACTGAAATACCCAAAATCCCGTCTAATTCAAAATTTACGCCACCAAAACTTGAAGACTATCGGATTCCTGTATCTCCTGGGTATGCATTCTCCGACAATCATCATATCCAGTCTGCTCCTGAATTAGGAGGAGGGGCAGCAGTTTTAGCTGAATTTGATGCAGCTGTGCGTTCTGATCATTTTTCGATCGCCTTGCAAAAAATCATTCGCTGTCGTGAAAATGTTGTGCCTGCCTTGCTAGATCGATTAGAAAGTAACGAAGTTCCCATCTCCCAAAAAGCCGCGATCGCTTTAGGTTATTTGCGATCACCTTTAGCAATAGCCCCACTCATCGAAGCCACTAAAGATCCGAATCGAAAAATAATTTGGCAGGCAGCCTCGGCTCTAAGCTGGATTGGTAGTGCTGAAGCCATTAATGCCTTAATCAGTTTATTAAGTCACCCATCGATCCAAGTCCAAGCAGCCGTAGCCAAAGCTTTGGGGCGAGCAAGCCTACCTGCAGTATCACCCTTAGTAGATGCTCTCAAATATAGCGATGACATTGTCAAAGTCCATGCAGCCCATTCACTAGGACAGATTAACTCACCCCTAGCAGTTACTACCCTGATCGAAGCTCTCAAACATGGCAGTAAGTATGTCAGGGTTGAAGCAGCTTGGGCACTAGGACAGATTAAATCACCGCTATCAGCTCATCCCCTCGCTAGCCTTTTAACCGAAAATGATATCTGTGTGCAATCGCAAGCTGTTCAAGCCCTAAAAAGTATTGGTGTTCCGGCGATCGCGCCTGTTGCTCAAATGCTTAAAAATCCTTCTAGTCATACCCGCAGTGTCGCCGCTCGTACTCTAGGACAAATTGGCATGGAGGAAGTAGTGCCACTGCTAGCTCAAGTGCTGAAGGAAGACGATTATGCCTATGTTCGTTGTGATGCAGCATCCGCATTAGGGGAAATTGGTACACATGATGCCGTATTTTATCTTTCGCAATTCCTCAAGGATTGTGATCTCTCTGTACGTAAAGCTGTAGAGAAAGCCTTAATTTATATCAATTCCCCTGAAGTACTGGAAATTCTCCATAACCATAGGCATACGATTATGATACCTAACTATACCGTGTCAAACCTAAGGCCTATTGGCAATCAATTAGACTTTACGACGATTCATGATTGA
- a CDS encoding permease: MNQLLSAFTLFLSLLVEAIPFLMMGVLLSGALLIFVDERRLIKILPKNPFLGSLAGSLLGFMFPVCECGNVPVARRLISQGAPISVAVSFLLAAPTINPVVIWATWTAFRDQPEIVVLRVVLSLANAVIISMIFSTQKDLRPILKKNIAIALPAPKVKAGVVPTGTFFLGEDRSQPLDLSGYNTESNQIITKSLPDRLNLLLDNTLAEMRELGAILVFGSAIAAIIQVWVPRDIILNLGQGPISSIVSMMILAAIVSICSTVDAFFALSFASTFTGGSLLAFLVFGPTIDLKAIGLILTIFQKRAVIYMFLLTAQLTFLSCLFINFQVR; this comes from the coding sequence ATGAACCAACTTTTAAGCGCATTTACTTTATTCTTAAGCCTCCTTGTTGAAGCAATTCCCTTTTTGATGATGGGAGTTCTACTTTCTGGAGCTTTATTAATATTTGTAGATGAACGCAGGCTTATTAAGATTTTGCCCAAAAATCCTTTTCTAGGATCGTTGGCTGGGAGTTTACTAGGATTTATGTTTCCTGTATGTGAATGTGGCAATGTACCTGTGGCAAGACGATTAATTTCGCAGGGTGCGCCAATTTCGGTGGCAGTGAGTTTTTTGCTGGCAGCTCCGACGATTAATCCTGTGGTAATTTGGGCGACTTGGACTGCCTTTCGCGATCAACCTGAAATTGTGGTACTACGGGTAGTTTTATCCCTCGCTAATGCAGTAATCATATCTATGATATTTAGTACTCAAAAAGATTTACGTCCGATTTTAAAGAAAAATATAGCGATCGCCTTGCCTGCTCCTAAGGTCAAAGCGGGTGTCGTGCCTACGGGAACATTTTTTTTAGGAGAAGATCGTAGCCAGCCTTTAGATTTGTCAGGCTATAACACTGAAAGTAATCAAATTATTACGAAATCTTTGCCTGATCGCCTAAATCTATTGTTAGACAATACGCTTGCCGAAATGCGCGAATTAGGGGCGATTTTGGTATTTGGTAGTGCGATTGCGGCGATCATTCAGGTATGGGTTCCCCGCGATATTATTCTCAATTTGGGGCAGGGACCAATTAGTTCGATTGTGTCCATGATGATTTTGGCTGCGATCGTCTCTATTTGCTCAACGGTGGATGCATTTTTTGCCCTGTCCTTTGCGTCAACTTTTACAGGTGGCTCGTTGCTAGCCTTTCTTGTGTTTGGTCCGACAATCGATCTCAAAGCAATCGGCTTAATCTTAACGATTTTTCAAAAACGCGCCGTTATCTATATGTTTTTACTAACTGCTCAACTTACTTTTTTAAGCTGTCTATTCATCAATTTCCAAGTTCGCTAA
- the acs gene encoding acetate--CoA ligase, with product MSQPTIESVLQEKRLFQPSAEFSQAAHIKSLEEYKQIYDRAAADPAAFWADLADKELHWFEKWNTVLDWQPPSVKWFDGGKINISYNCLDRHLTTWRKNKAALIWEGENGDSRTLTYAQLHREVCQFANALKQLGIQKGDRVGIYMPMIPEAAIAMLACARIGAVHGVVFGGFSAEALRDRLVDAEAKLVITADGGWRKDVIVPLKDQVDKAIANGAVPSVTDVLVVKRTGQNIHMSAGRDHWWHDLQQGVSAKCEAEPMESEDMLFVLYTSGSTGKPKGVVHTTAGYNLYSHMTTKWIFDLKDTDVYWCTADVGWITGHSYIVYGPLSNGATTLMYEGAPRASNLGCFWDVIEKYQVTIFYTAPTAIRSFIKMGEHHPNTRDLTSLRLLGTVGEPINPEAWMWYHRVIGGGRCPIVDTWWQTETGGIMITALPGAIPTKPGSATLPFPGIIPDIVDLEGDPAESNQGGYLILRHPWPGMMRTVYGDPDRFRKSYWEHIPPKDGKYVYFAGDGARKDEDGYYWVMGRVDDVINVAGHRLGTMEIESALVSHPAVAEAAVVGKPDEVKGEDIFAFVILEGDRQPSDELAKELKKHVVAEIGAIARPSEIRFAEALPKTRSGKIMRRLLRSLASGQEITSDTSTLEDRSILDKLREGA from the coding sequence ATGTCTCAACCTACGATTGAATCAGTTTTACAAGAAAAGCGCTTATTTCAGCCATCGGCTGAGTTCTCACAAGCTGCTCATATTAAAAGCTTAGAAGAATATAAACAAATATATGACCGTGCTGCCGCCGATCCTGCTGCCTTTTGGGCAGATCTTGCGGATAAAGAATTACATTGGTTTGAGAAATGGAACACCGTTCTCGATTGGCAGCCCCCATCGGTGAAATGGTTTGATGGCGGCAAAATTAATATTTCCTATAACTGCCTCGATCGCCACTTGACGACTTGGCGCAAAAATAAGGCTGCGTTAATTTGGGAAGGGGAAAACGGAGATTCACGGACACTCACCTATGCTCAACTACATCGGGAAGTATGCCAGTTTGCCAATGCACTCAAGCAACTAGGAATCCAAAAAGGTGATCGCGTGGGCATTTATATGCCGATGATTCCTGAAGCAGCGATCGCCATGCTTGCCTGTGCCAGAATCGGTGCAGTGCATGGGGTGGTTTTTGGCGGATTCAGTGCCGAAGCTTTGCGCGATCGCCTCGTTGATGCTGAGGCAAAATTAGTGATTACTGCGGATGGGGGCTGGCGTAAGGATGTAATCGTGCCGTTAAAAGATCAAGTGGATAAGGCGATCGCGAATGGCGCAGTTCCTTCTGTCACCGATGTATTAGTCGTGAAGCGCACAGGTCAGAATATCCACATGAGCGCAGGTCGCGATCATTGGTGGCATGACCTCCAGCAAGGCGTTTCCGCAAAATGCGAAGCCGAACCCATGGAAAGCGAAGATATGCTTTTCGTTCTCTACACTTCGGGCAGTACAGGTAAACCCAAGGGAGTTGTGCATACCACCGCAGGCTATAACCTTTATAGCCACATGACTACTAAATGGATTTTTGATCTTAAGGATACGGATGTCTATTGGTGTACTGCTGATGTGGGATGGATTACAGGGCATAGTTACATTGTTTATGGACCTCTCTCCAATGGAGCTACGACCTTAATGTATGAAGGCGCACCCAGAGCCTCTAATCTCGGCTGTTTCTGGGATGTGATTGAGAAGTATCAGGTCACAATTTTCTATACCGCACCGACTGCGATTCGTTCCTTTATCAAAATGGGTGAACATCATCCGAATACTCGCGATTTAACTTCTCTTCGTCTATTGGGAACGGTCGGTGAACCGATTAATCCTGAAGCTTGGATGTGGTATCACCGCGTCATTGGGGGGGGGCGTTGCCCAATTGTCGATACATGGTGGCAAACGGAAACGGGTGGTATTATGATTACTGCATTACCTGGGGCAATTCCTACGAAGCCAGGCTCAGCAACTCTACCATTCCCTGGAATCATTCCCGATATTGTTGATTTAGAAGGTGATCCAGCAGAATCTAATCAAGGTGGTTATCTCATCCTGCGTCATCCTTGGCCGGGGATGATGAGAACGGTATACGGCGATCCTGATCGCTTCCGTAAGAGCTATTGGGAGCATATTCCACCGAAGGATGGTAAATATGTTTACTTTGCGGGGGATGGCGCTCGCAAGGATGAGGATGGCTATTACTGGGTAATGGGTCGTGTCGATGATGTGATCAACGTTGCAGGACATCGTTTAGGCACAATGGAAATTGAATCAGCTCTAGTTTCCCATCCTGCGGTGGCAGAAGCGGCTGTAGTTGGTAAACCAGATGAAGTCAAGGGTGAGGATATCTTTGCCTTTGTGATTCTTGAAGGTGATCGTCAACCTAGTGATGAACTTGCTAAGGAATTGAAGAAACACGTTGTTGCAGAAATTGGTGCGATCGCACGTCCCAGTGAGATTCGCTTTGCGGAGGCTTTGCCTAAAACTCGATCGGGCAAAATTATGCGGCGTTTATTGCGATCGCTAGCCTCTGGTCAAGAAATCACTAGCGACACTTCCACTTTAGAAGATCGTTCGATTTTAGATAAATTGCGTGAGGGCGCATAA